One part of the Sorangiineae bacterium MSr11954 genome encodes these proteins:
- a CDS encoding TlpA family protein disulfide reductase, which yields MRAPRVAVAVLAFLLGGCALGCGSEKASTPVGVSQVPVAPDKPPPIFQYASLDGRPVSSAAMRGRLAVIAFITTWDLASQAQVDFLVAMAKNDGDRVAYALVTLQERRDRELIEMYRSKLGVTFPVALADAETIAGGGPFGDVHSVPTVVVLGRDGRILWRNVGLARSDEIRREMRGR from the coding sequence ATGCGGGCGCCTCGCGTGGCAGTCGCGGTGCTGGCTTTTCTGTTGGGCGGTTGCGCGCTCGGGTGCGGCAGCGAGAAGGCCTCCACGCCCGTCGGCGTCTCCCAGGTCCCGGTCGCCCCCGACAAGCCGCCGCCGATCTTCCAGTACGCCTCGCTCGACGGGCGCCCGGTGAGCTCCGCCGCCATGCGCGGGCGTCTGGCGGTGATCGCCTTCATCACCACCTGGGATCTCGCGAGCCAGGCGCAGGTCGACTTCCTGGTCGCCATGGCCAAGAACGACGGCGATCGCGTGGCCTACGCGCTGGTCACCTTGCAAGAGCGGCGGGACCGCGAGCTCATCGAGATGTATCGGAGCAAGCTGGGGGTGACCTTCCCCGTGGCCCTCGCGGACGCCGAGACCATCGCCGGCGGCGGCCCCTTCGGCGACGTGCACTCGGTGCCCACCGTGGTCGTGCTCGGTCGCGACGGCCGCATCCTCTGGCGCAACGTCGGCCTGGCCCGAAGCGATGAAATCCGTCGCGAAATGCGCGGTCGCTGA
- a CDS encoding Lrp/AsnC family transcriptional regulator, giving the protein MDIKILRLLAANGRMSWADIGAELGLSGPAAAERVKKLEQLGLVRGYAALLDPGELGLGVTAYIAVRLDRPAHRAAFLKRIKREEAVVECHHMAGDDDYWLKVRVPDLRALEILVSDTLKSIEGVLGTRTSIVMSTVKESATPPLDHLEQG; this is encoded by the coding sequence GTGGATATCAAGATTCTGCGCCTGTTGGCTGCGAACGGCCGTATGAGCTGGGCCGATATTGGCGCGGAGCTCGGGCTCTCGGGTCCGGCGGCGGCCGAGCGGGTCAAAAAGCTGGAGCAGCTGGGGCTCGTCCGCGGCTATGCGGCCCTCCTCGACCCGGGCGAGCTGGGGCTCGGGGTGACGGCCTACATCGCGGTGCGGCTCGATCGCCCGGCGCACCGCGCGGCGTTCTTGAAGCGCATCAAGCGGGAAGAAGCCGTGGTCGAGTGCCATCACATGGCGGGCGACGACGACTATTGGCTCAAGGTGCGCGTGCCCGATCTGCGCGCGCTCGAGATCCTGGTGAGCGACACGCTCAAGTCGATCGAAGGGGTGCTCGGCACCCGCACCTCCATCGTCATGTCCACGGTGAAGGAGAGCGCGACCCCGCCGCTCGATCATCTGGAGCAAGGCTAG
- a CDS encoding LysE family translocator, with translation MVPVFVKALLLGFSVAAPVGPIGVLCIRRTLTDGRRVGFFCGLGAATADALYGLVAGLGVAAISSSFSAQQRIFRVVGACYLAYLAYCTVRAEVPREGANAAKVAGGGALSAWLSTFGLTVTNPMTIAAFAAMFSSFGIVAGASVWDGTLALVAGVFLGSAAWWFTLSGGVSLVRQRLSRAHLVWVNRASGVCLFGFALAAVLSP, from the coding sequence ATGGTCCCCGTCTTCGTGAAGGCCCTTCTTCTGGGCTTCTCCGTGGCTGCGCCCGTGGGCCCCATCGGCGTTTTGTGCATCCGCCGCACCTTGACCGACGGGCGCCGCGTGGGCTTCTTCTGCGGTCTCGGCGCTGCCACCGCCGATGCCCTGTACGGCTTGGTGGCCGGTCTCGGCGTGGCCGCCATCTCCTCGTCGTTCTCCGCGCAACAGCGCATCTTCCGCGTCGTGGGCGCTTGCTACTTGGCGTACCTCGCTTACTGCACCGTGCGCGCCGAGGTGCCGCGCGAGGGCGCCAACGCGGCTAAGGTGGCTGGCGGCGGCGCGCTTTCGGCGTGGCTCTCCACCTTCGGCCTCACCGTGACGAACCCCATGACCATCGCGGCGTTCGCGGCCATGTTCTCGTCCTTCGGCATCGTGGCCGGCGCGAGCGTGTGGGATGGCACCTTGGCGTTGGTCGCGGGGGTGTTTCTGGGATCGGCGGCGTGGTGGTTCACCCTCAGCGGTGGGGTCAGCTTGGTGCGGCAGCGGCTTTCGCGGGCGCACCTGGTTTGGGTGAACCGCGCCTCGGGCGTGTGCCTCTTTGGATTTGCGCTGGCGGCGGTGCTTTCGCCGTAG
- a CDS encoding acyl-CoA synthetase: MELRNDLRIAIEDDEGTWTYSALHARARAIAKTLLAEAPRGANGPAAASSLGGERVAVFVSPGGHFVAAFFGVLMAGGVVTVLSPLHPSREMLYFCDDAGVKTVLVSPDLAPRLEEVARGRRVLGTDDPRFSEPADDAVLPALAPDAAALQLYTSGTTGKPKGAVLTHENLATQQRVVAEAWGFGEGDTLLHALPLHHMHGLAIALLTALGAGATIRMLPTFDAQRIWNELPRATVLMAVPTMYTRLLAAFDKAEPEVRAGWQQAARALRLATSGSAALPVTLAERWQSIAGIIPVERFGMTEIGVGMTNPVHGVRKPGHVGLPLPTVRTRIVDDQGAEAASGELWIAGPSVFAGYYQRPDATRDAFVITDDGQGPWFRTGDTVTRDGDGYFKILGRTSVDILKSGGYKLSALEIEEALREHPAIREVAVVGVPDENWGDRVIACVVPHEGREGECASEPLRAFAKQSLAPYKVPKQIALLGELPRNAMGKVQKPELTRWLIAEWLPAHEAS, encoded by the coding sequence ATGGAACTGCGCAACGACCTACGAATCGCAATCGAGGACGACGAAGGCACCTGGACTTATTCCGCGCTTCATGCACGCGCACGCGCCATCGCGAAAACATTGCTCGCCGAGGCCCCGCGCGGAGCAAATGGCCCGGCGGCCGCATCGAGCCTGGGCGGCGAACGCGTCGCCGTGTTCGTCTCGCCCGGTGGACATTTCGTCGCCGCGTTCTTCGGCGTGCTGATGGCCGGCGGCGTGGTTACCGTGCTCTCGCCGCTGCACCCTTCGCGCGAAATGCTCTACTTTTGCGACGATGCCGGGGTGAAGACGGTCCTCGTCTCCCCCGATCTGGCCCCGCGCCTCGAGGAGGTCGCACGCGGCCGGCGCGTGCTGGGCACCGACGATCCGCGCTTCTCCGAGCCGGCGGACGACGCGGTGCTCCCGGCCCTCGCGCCCGACGCGGCGGCCCTTCAGCTCTACACCAGCGGCACCACCGGCAAGCCCAAAGGCGCCGTGCTCACGCACGAGAACCTCGCCACCCAACAGCGGGTGGTGGCCGAGGCCTGGGGCTTTGGCGAGGGCGACACCTTGCTCCACGCGCTGCCTCTGCATCACATGCACGGCTTGGCCATCGCGCTGCTGACCGCGCTCGGCGCCGGCGCCACCATTCGCATGCTCCCCACCTTCGACGCGCAGCGCATCTGGAACGAGCTGCCGCGCGCCACCGTGCTCATGGCCGTGCCGACCATGTACACGCGCCTTCTGGCGGCCTTCGACAAAGCCGAGCCCGAGGTTCGAGCCGGTTGGCAGCAGGCGGCCCGCGCCCTTCGCCTGGCCACCAGCGGCAGCGCCGCCCTGCCCGTCACCCTCGCCGAACGCTGGCAGAGCATCGCCGGCATCATCCCCGTGGAGCGCTTTGGGATGACCGAAATCGGCGTCGGCATGACCAACCCCGTGCACGGCGTTCGCAAGCCGGGTCACGTGGGCCTCCCGCTCCCCACCGTGCGAACGCGCATCGTCGACGACCAAGGCGCAGAGGCCGCGAGCGGCGAGCTCTGGATCGCGGGCCCCAGCGTCTTCGCCGGCTACTACCAGCGCCCCGATGCGACGCGCGACGCGTTCGTGATCACGGACGACGGCCAAGGCCCCTGGTTTCGCACGGGCGACACCGTCACCCGCGACGGCGACGGCTACTTCAAGATCCTGGGCCGCACCAGCGTGGATATCCTCAAGAGCGGCGGCTACAAACTGAGCGCCCTCGAGATCGAAGAGGCGCTGCGCGAGCACCCCGCCATCCGCGAGGTGGCCGTGGTGGGCGTGCCCGACGAAAACTGGGGCGACCGGGTCATCGCCTGTGTGGTGCCCCACGAAGGCCGCGAGGGCGAGTGCGCCTCCGAGCCCCTCCGCGCCTTCGCCAAGCAAAGCCTCGCTCCGTACAAAGTGCCGAAGCAGATCGCGCTCCTGGGCGAGCTGCCCCGCAACGCCATGGGCAAGGTGCAGAAGCCGGAGCTCACGAGGTGGCTGATCGCCGAGTGGCTGCCGGCCCACGAGGCGAGCTAA
- a CDS encoding saccharopine dehydrogenase NADP-binding domain-containing protein has protein sequence MKGIRVGMLMGRARADVLVFGATGFTGRLVCEALRARGIAFAVAGRNRSKLDALSRALGGVETAVVDLKDAETIVRALGDRRVVCACAGPFIEVGEPILASCARMGIHYADTTGEQSFVALAVLRYRATAEASGACIAPSMAYEIAPADWAAHVAAERVGGAPERLDIVYMPGEGGSLVDTTTRGTKLSVMSIFAGESRQFVDGALRREAPATVVQTFDTLDGRRVTALSIPSPETIVVPGHTGARTVRTFMTMGRGPARLLQKTRSFAPAAVRLARPLLARAIGRSSEGPEGEARAMPFHLLAEAHRAGRTARVFVSGRDPYGLTAEIQALYVARALAGALEVRGIVAPSQAIAPRDAMEALRPSGLELAIFDNGSPI, from the coding sequence GTGAAGGGGATTAGAGTCGGCATGCTCATGGGGCGCGCACGCGCGGATGTTTTGGTCTTTGGGGCCACGGGATTCACTGGGAGGCTCGTCTGCGAGGCCCTTCGTGCGCGCGGGATTGCATTTGCCGTCGCCGGACGGAATCGGTCCAAGCTCGATGCGCTGTCGCGGGCGCTCGGGGGGGTCGAAACGGCGGTGGTCGATCTCAAGGACGCCGAGACCATCGTTCGGGCGCTCGGCGATCGGCGCGTGGTCTGCGCTTGTGCCGGCCCGTTCATCGAGGTGGGGGAGCCCATTCTGGCGAGCTGCGCGCGCATGGGGATCCACTATGCCGACACCACCGGCGAGCAAAGCTTCGTGGCGCTGGCGGTGCTTCGTTACCGTGCCACCGCAGAGGCGAGTGGAGCCTGCATCGCGCCCTCGATGGCCTACGAGATCGCGCCCGCGGATTGGGCGGCGCACGTGGCGGCCGAGCGGGTCGGCGGTGCGCCCGAGCGGCTCGACATCGTCTACATGCCCGGCGAGGGCGGGAGCCTGGTGGACACGACCACGCGGGGAACCAAGCTCAGTGTGATGTCCATCTTCGCGGGGGAGAGCCGGCAGTTCGTCGATGGCGCGCTCCGCCGGGAGGCACCGGCCACCGTCGTACAAACCTTCGACACCCTCGACGGCCGGCGGGTGACCGCGCTCTCCATCCCGAGCCCGGAGACCATCGTCGTTCCCGGCCACACGGGCGCCCGCACCGTCCGCACCTTCATGACCATGGGCCGGGGCCCCGCGCGCCTGCTCCAAAAGACGCGCTCCTTTGCGCCGGCCGCCGTTCGCCTCGCGCGCCCGCTGCTCGCGCGCGCCATCGGTCGCTCCAGCGAGGGCCCCGAGGGCGAAGCGCGCGCCATGCCGTTCCATCTGCTCGCCGAAGCGCACCGCGCCGGCCGCACGGCGCGCGTCTTCGTGTCGGGCCGCGATCCGTACGGGCTCACGGCCGAAATTCAGGCGCTCTATGTCGCGCGCGCGCTCGCCGGCGCCCTGGAGGTGCGCGGCATCGTGGCCCCGAGCCAAGCCATCGCGCCGCGCGATGCGATGGAGGCGCTTCGCCCGAGCGGCCTCGAGCTCGCCATCTTCGACAACGGCTCGCCGATCTAG
- a CDS encoding XRE family transcriptional regulator: MTEELATRLGKNIRQLREARGLTQQQMAKMANVPRATWANVESGTANPTLSVMHAVAEAFQVTLEELISTPRAACAFYPRDELRTRQRGDVTVRKLLPDAIPGMEIDRFELPPRSQMSGVPHTPGTREYLTCESGSIVLVAAGERWQLEPGDLVAFRGDQRHSYANPGERPAVAYSVVALARG; this comes from the coding sequence ATGACCGAGGAGCTGGCTACCCGACTGGGCAAGAACATCCGTCAGCTGCGCGAGGCGCGGGGCTTGACGCAGCAGCAGATGGCCAAGATGGCCAATGTACCGAGGGCCACCTGGGCGAACGTCGAATCCGGCACCGCCAACCCGACCTTGTCCGTGATGCACGCGGTGGCCGAGGCCTTTCAAGTCACCTTGGAGGAGCTCATCTCCACCCCGCGCGCCGCGTGCGCCTTCTACCCGCGCGACGAGCTCCGCACCCGCCAGCGCGGCGACGTGACCGTGCGCAAATTGCTTCCGGACGCCATCCCGGGGATGGAAATCGACCGCTTCGAGCTGCCGCCCCGGAGCCAGATGAGCGGCGTGCCGCACACGCCCGGCACGCGCGAGTACCTCACGTGCGAGAGCGGCAGCATCGTGCTGGTCGCCGCCGGCGAGCGCTGGCAGCTCGAGCCCGGCGATCTGGTCGCCTTCCGCGGCGATCAGCGGCACTCCTACGCGAACCCGGGCGAGCGACCCGCGGTGGCGTACTCGGTGGTGGCGCTCGCGCGCGGCTAG